Proteins from a single region of Chitinibacter bivalviorum:
- the aceF gene encoding dihydrolipoyllysine-residue acetyltransferase, with the protein MSNIIELKIPDIGGHAGVEVIEVFVKAGDVIEKEQSLITLETDKATMEVPATEGGIVKEVKIKVGDKASEGDVVLMLEVGAAAAAPAPAAAAPAAAPAAAPAAAATSVEVHVPDIGNFDAVEVIEVNVKVGDTIAIDDGLITLESDKASMEVPSTAAGVVESIAVKVGDKVAQGALVLTVRSSAAAAAPAAAPVAAPAAAPVAAAPAVAAPVAAPAAVASAPAKFDEANFNKAHASPSVRKFARELGVDLSKIAGKGPKGRILHEDVQSFVKSVMTSAVASSLAAPAASGASLGGGIDLLPWPKVDFAKFGPIETKPLSRIKKISGANLHRNWVVIPHVTFNDECDITELEDFRKVVGKEWEKSGLKISPLAFIIKAAAEALKAFPEMNSSLDGDNLVLKQYYHIGFAADTPNGLVVPVIKDADKKGLKEICKELTDLSLAAREGKLKPTDMQGATFTISSLGGIGGTGFTPIVNAPEVAILGVCKSQIKPVWNGKEFAPRLMCPLSLSFDHRVIDGAQAGRFTVHLGKLLSDVRRLIL; encoded by the coding sequence ATGAGCAACATTATTGAATTGAAGATCCCCGACATCGGCGGCCACGCTGGGGTAGAAGTCATTGAAGTATTTGTAAAAGCGGGCGATGTGATCGAGAAAGAACAATCGCTGATCACCCTCGAAACCGATAAAGCGACGATGGAAGTACCCGCCACCGAAGGCGGCATCGTGAAAGAAGTGAAAATTAAAGTCGGCGACAAAGCATCTGAAGGCGATGTCGTGTTGATGTTGGAAGTTGGCGCTGCAGCGGCAGCACCCGCTCCAGCAGCAGCCGCGCCAGCCGCAGCCCCTGCTGCCGCACCAGCAGCGGCTGCCACATCTGTTGAAGTTCACGTGCCGGACATCGGCAACTTCGACGCGGTTGAAGTGATTGAAGTGAACGTTAAAGTGGGCGACACCATCGCGATTGATGATGGCTTGATCACGCTTGAATCTGACAAAGCCAGCATGGAAGTACCATCGACTGCGGCCGGCGTCGTGGAAAGCATCGCAGTTAAAGTCGGCGACAAAGTAGCGCAAGGCGCTTTGGTTCTGACCGTACGTTCTAGCGCTGCAGCAGCTGCGCCAGCGGCGGCTCCAGTTGCCGCACCTGCGGCTGCGCCAGTTGCTGCCGCTCCAGCCGTAGCTGCACCAGTTGCCGCACCAGCAGCAGTCGCATCTGCGCCAGCTAAGTTTGACGAAGCCAACTTCAATAAAGCCCACGCTTCACCATCAGTACGCAAATTCGCGCGCGAATTGGGCGTTGATCTGAGCAAGATCGCCGGTAAAGGCCCGAAAGGCCGTATCTTGCACGAAGACGTACAGTCATTCGTCAAATCAGTGATGACCAGCGCTGTGGCATCTTCACTGGCCGCACCAGCAGCCAGCGGTGCTTCATTGGGTGGTGGTATTGATTTGTTGCCATGGCCAAAAGTCGATTTTGCTAAATTCGGCCCGATCGAAACCAAGCCACTCTCTCGCATCAAGAAAATTTCTGGCGCGAACCTGCATCGCAACTGGGTTGTGATTCCTCACGTGACGTTTAACGACGAGTGCGATATCACTGAGCTGGAAGACTTCCGCAAAGTAGTTGGCAAAGAGTGGGAAAAATCAGGTCTGAAGATTAGCCCATTGGCCTTCATCATCAAGGCTGCGGCTGAAGCGCTCAAAGCCTTCCCAGAAATGAATTCATCGCTGGATGGCGACAATCTGGTACTCAAGCAGTACTACCACATCGGTTTTGCGGCTGATACGCCAAACGGCTTGGTTGTTCCGGTCATCAAAGATGCGGATAAAAAAGGCCTGAAGGAAATCTGCAAAGAATTGACTGATTTGTCACTCGCTGCGCGCGAAGGCAAACTCAAGCCAACCGATATGCAAGGCGCAACCTTCACGATTTCTAGCTTGGGCGGCATCGGCGGCACTGGCTTCACGCCAATCGTGAATGCACCTGAAGTAGCGATCTTGGGCGTTTGCAAATCGCAAATCAAACCAGTTTGGAACGGCAAAGAATTCGCGCCGCGCCTGATGTGCCCATTGTCCTTGTCATTCGATCACCGCGTGATCGACGGCGCGCAAGCGGGTCGCTTCACCGTGCATCTGGGCAAATTGCTCAGCGACGTTCGTCGTTTGATTCTCTAA